The Actinomadura graeca nucleotide sequence GTGCCGCGTCGCCCGTGACCGAGTTTCATGGAACGCTCCAATTTCTGTCAAGGGTATGTCATGACATAAGGACTTTAGCGCTTTGTTGTGGACTGTCCGTTATCCTCATCGCGACAGAGCCGAAGGAGTCCCGAGGTGCACGGACCCACCGTCAGAGTGGATCGCGGCAGCCCCGTCCCGCTCTATTTCCAGGTCGCCCGGCAGCTGGAGGAGGCGATCCGCACCGGCGAGCTGCCACCCGGGGCGCGGCTGGAGAACGAGCTGGAGCTGGCCTCCCGCTACCGGCTGTCACGGCCGACCGTCCGGCAGGCGATCCAGCACCTGGTCGACCAGGGCCTGCTGGTGCGCAGGCGCGGGGTCGGCACGCAGGTCGTCCGGTCCCCGGTGCGGCGGCCGATCGAGCTGTCCAGCCTGTACGACGACCTCGCCGCGGCCGGCGCCGAGCCGCGCACGCGGGTGCTGGAGCTCGGCCCCGTCCCCGCGGACGAGGAGGCCGCCGGGCGGCTCGGGGTCGCGCCCGGCACCGAGGTGCTGCGGATGCGCCGGCTGCGTTCCACCGGCGGCGAGCCGCTCGCGCTGATGACCAACGTCCTGCCGGTGGGGCTGATAGACATCACCTCCGCCCATCTTGAAGAGCACGGCCTGTACGAGACGCTCCGGGACGCGGGGGTCAACCTGCGGATCGCGCACCAGACGATCGGGGCGCGCGCCGCCACCGCGGCCGAGGCCCGGCTGCTGGACGAGCGTCGCGGCACGCCCCTGCTCACCATGACGCGTACGGCCTACGACGACAAGGGCGCCGCCGCCGAGTACGGCTGCCACGTCTACCGTGCCGATCGGTATACGTTCTCGCACACACTCGTGGGCAAGTAGCGGCACCGCCGCGCCGGGCGGGTCCGGAGGGACCGCGGCCCGGCGCGGCGGCGTCACGTCACCGGGAGATCCGGGCGACGGAACTCGCCGTTCCCCCCTTCGCCGCCTCGAAGGCCAGCGCGACGATCCCGCTCGCGCCCTGGACCGTCACGGTCTGGACGCCCGCGCGGCGGAACTCGACCTTCTTCGTGCCGAGCACCTTGCCGTCCCAGACGTGGACGTGCGCGGTGCCGGGCCCGGTGGCGCGCAGCCTGACGGCCGCCGAGCCGCCCGAGACCTCCGGCCTGCCGACGATCCGCGCCGTGTCCGACCGGGGCGCGGCGGGACCGCCCGCCAGCGGGACGCCCGTGCGCACCGCCTGGAGGATGGACTCGGGCGAGTCGAGCGAGGACGCCGCGTCGGTCGGCATGACCGGGTCCCCCGGGGTGGTCGGCATGCCGGGCGGCGGCGTGTGGCCGGGAAGCGAGACCAGGCCCCAGCGGTACGGGTCGCCCTGCACCCCGCCCCAGGTGGACCAGCCGATCCGGGACTTGCCGACCTTGTCCTGGGTGTCGGAGTCGTACACGAAGATGTTGAGTCCCATCCGCGCCGGGTCCACGGCGGTCGGCAGGACCTTGAAGGGGATCTTCGCCTCGATCACGTACCCGTCGTACGGGTCGGCCACCGTCGAGGCGACCTGCATCCCGGGCGCGGTCTCCGGCCCGCCCTGGTGCGCGTCGGCGTCGCGCTCGAAGCACGGCCTGCCGTCGGCCATCTTCGGGAAGATGCCGGTCTTGAACGTGGTCGAGGTGTTCTCGGAGTCACCGCGCGGGTCGACGGCGATCTCCACGGAGTCGGTCCGCCAGTGCCGCTTGCAGTCGCCGGCGTCCAGCACGGTGCCGGGCTTGTCGTCGCGGACCTTGACCAGCACGTGCAGCGCGTCGCCGGTCCAGGTGACCTTGCCGGTGGCCGAGCAGTCCGCCGCCGACGCGCAGGGCGAGCCCTCCCAGAGGCGTGACAGGTTCAGCTCCGGCCCGGGATACTCGCCCGGCCCCTCCTTGCCGTCCACGGCGGGCGTGCCCTGCGCCTTCGGCAGGACGGCGGCCGGGACCAGCTCCAGCCCGCCCGTCTGAACGTCCGCGGCGCCCGAGGACGGTGTCGTGGTGATGGTCGCGTCGTAGTCGCCGCCGCTGCCGCCCTCGTTGGAGGTGGGCAGGGACGCGTCGGTGTTGGTGACGGTGAAGGTCGCCGAGCCCTTCGCCCCGGCCGCGAGCGTGTAGGGCTTGGACGGTGCGTCCGCGGCGAAGCCCTTCGGCAGGTCCAGCCGGACCGTCCCCGACTGCGCGGACGCGGTGGTGTTGGCCAGGTCGACGCGCACCTTGCGCGACTTCCCGGACGCCAGCGTCAGCACCGGCTTGACCTGCCCGGTGAGCGCGGGGACACCGGTCCTGGCCGCCCAGGAGTCGAAGTCGGACACGCGGGGCAGCGGCTCCATGGTCCCGGTGACGGACGGCTGCACCTGCACCTGCGCGACGGCCTGGCCTTTGGCCCTCCCGCTGCTGAGCGTCGCCGCGAGCTGGACCCGCCCGGAGGCGGCCCCGGCCGGGGGCGTGACGGTGAAGGTCGCGGTGCGCTCCCGGGAGCCCACCGTGCCCAGATCACCCGAACCTGTAACGTTCCAACCAGACGGAACGGACAAAACAGCCTTCGCTTCGCGCAGCGTCCTCGATGAGCTCGCGTGCGCCGTCACCGCGAACCCGGCGCCGGGCGTCACCCCCAGCGACCGGGTGGTCAGGGAGAACTCCGTGCCGAGCGGCAGGCCGCCCTCGCCGGGCCGCACCGCGCCCTCCAGCATCGCCGCCGGGCCGGTGTTCCCCAGCGTGAACGGCACCCGGCTGTGGATCTGCGTGTAGTAGTCGCAGCCGATCTTGGACGGGTCGGACGGCACGTCCGGGAACCCGCCCCAGCCCTGGCTGACGTACGTCCGCTGCGCCTCGCGCTCGACCTGCGCCCACGTCTTGCCGCCGTTGCGGGCGGACGCGCGGCCGCCCCACACGCCCCGCACGAGCGAGCCCGGGCGGGCCGGCCTCAGGTCGGTGGCGCAGGCGGCGCCCGCGGGCCCGGACGCGCCGCCGGTCTGGAAGATCCGTCCCGGTGCCCAGGTGCGCAGTCCCTCCTCGCCGAGCTGCGCGGGATAGGCCCGGGGGTCGGCCGCGGCGAAGTACGCCTCGGTCGCCAGGCGCGCGGCCTCCTGGTGGTTGCCGTGCTGGCCGGGCAGCGGCGCGGGCACCATGGTGACGATCACCTTGGGCCGTGTCTCCCGCACCAGCCGGACGACCTTCTCCAGCGTCTTGCCGTGGTCCCAGGTCTTGGCGGTGAGCGGCGTGCTCACCGTGTAGTAGAAGTCGACCTCGTCCAGGTAGTGGATGTCGGTGACACCGGCCTTGCCGACGGCGCGCCGCTCCTCGTTCTCGCGCAGCAGGCCGAGCGGCGGCCCCTCCTCGTTCCCGGCCGCGTTCCCGCCGCCCTCGCCGCGCGTGACGGTGAGGACGCCGGTCTTCGCCTTCTCGAACTCGTTCCACTGGCCGAGCGTGGACAGCGTGCCCGCCTCGTCGTCGGGGTGCGCCCCGACGAACAGGACGTCCAGCCGGCCGTCCCCGGACCCGGCATCGGACGGCGCCCCGGACGGCGCCCCGGGCGGCGCGCCGCCGCCGGGATCGGGCGCCGCCTGCGCGGACGGGCCCGTCAGGACGAGAGCGGACGCCGCGAGCGCGGCGGACAGGACTGCGGGTAGGGCGAGTCTTCGCATCGAATCTCCTGTTCTTCCCTACTCCTTGATGGCCCCCGAGAGCATCCCTGCGATGAACTGGCGTTGCAGGAAGACATAGACGATCACGATGGGCGCCGCGATGATCAGCGCGCCCGCCATGAGCAGTGAGTAGTCGGTCTTGTGCGTCCCTTGGAAGAAGGACAGGCCGAGGGGCGCGGTGCGCAGCCCCTCGTCGGAATTGATGATCACCAGCGGGAGCAGGAACTCGTTCCAGGTCCACATGGTGGTGAGCAGGAGCATGGTGAGGATCGCGGGACGGCCGATCGGCACCAGCACCCGCCACAGCGTCGTCCAGCTCGACGCGCCGTCGATCCGCGCGGCCTCCAGCAGCGACGGGGGGACGCTGCGGAAGTAGGCGCGCATCCAGAACGTGCCGAACGCGACCGACATGGCGACCTGCGGGAGGATGAGCCCGGCGTAGGTGTTGTCGAGCCCCATCGACCTGAGGTCGAAGTACAGCGGGACGACGACCGCCTCGGTCGGGATGGTCAGCCCCGCGAGGAACAGCAGGAACAGCGCCGGCGCCCCGCGGAAGCGCATCGCGCCGAGCGCGTACCCCGCCATGATCGACAGCACCGCCGCGACGACCACGGTGACCGTGGTGACGATGAGGCTGTTGCGCAGGTACGTGGCGAAGTGGCCGTCCCGCCACGCCGTCTCGAACGAGGAGAGGTCCAGGCCCGGGAGCCGCAGCGCCTGCGTCACGACGCCGATCATCGGGAACACCGCGATGACCGCGAAGACGGCGAGGATCGCGTGGTTGACGACCCGTTCCCCCCGCGGGTTCATGCGTCCCTCCCTTCCACCAGGCGGCCGATGCCGGCCGTGACGGCGAACGCCAGCACGGCCAGCGTCACGCCGATGGCGCAGCCGAGCCCGACCTCACCGGTGTTGAACGTGCGGTTGTACACCTCGTAGGCGGGCACCTTCGTCGCGTTGCCCGGCCCGCCCTCGGTGGCCATGTAGATGAGGTCGAAGTTGCGGATCGCCATGATCGTCGTCAGCGTCAGCGCCACCGCCAGCTCGCGGCGCAGCGCGGGCAGCGTGAC carries:
- a CDS encoding GntR family transcriptional regulator, encoding MHGPTVRVDRGSPVPLYFQVARQLEEAIRTGELPPGARLENELELASRYRLSRPTVRQAIQHLVDQGLLVRRRGVGTQVVRSPVRRPIELSSLYDDLAAAGAEPRTRVLELGPVPADEEAAGRLGVAPGTEVLRMRRLRSTGGEPLALMTNVLPVGLIDITSAHLEEHGLYETLRDAGVNLRIAHQTIGARAATAAEARLLDERRGTPLLTMTRTAYDDKGAAAEYGCHVYRADRYTFSHTLVGK
- a CDS encoding sugar-binding protein — encoded protein: MRRLALPAVLSAALAASALVLTGPSAQAAPDPGGGAPPGAPSGAPSDAGSGDGRLDVLFVGAHPDDEAGTLSTLGQWNEFEKAKTGVLTVTRGEGGGNAAGNEEGPPLGLLRENEERRAVGKAGVTDIHYLDEVDFYYTVSTPLTAKTWDHGKTLEKVVRLVRETRPKVIVTMVPAPLPGQHGNHQEAARLATEAYFAAADPRAYPAQLGEEGLRTWAPGRIFQTGGASGPAGAACATDLRPARPGSLVRGVWGGRASARNGGKTWAQVEREAQRTYVSQGWGGFPDVPSDPSKIGCDYYTQIHSRVPFTLGNTGPAAMLEGAVRPGEGGLPLGTEFSLTTRSLGVTPGAGFAVTAHASSSRTLREAKAVLSVPSGWNVTGSGDLGTVGSRERTATFTVTPPAGAASGRVQLAATLSSGRAKGQAVAQVQVQPSVTGTMEPLPRVSDFDSWAARTGVPALTGQVKPVLTLASGKSRKVRVDLANTTASAQSGTVRLDLPKGFAADAPSKPYTLAAGAKGSATFTVTNTDASLPTSNEGGSGGDYDATITTTPSSGAADVQTGGLELVPAAVLPKAQGTPAVDGKEGPGEYPGPELNLSRLWEGSPCASAADCSATGKVTWTGDALHVLVKVRDDKPGTVLDAGDCKRHWRTDSVEIAVDPRGDSENTSTTFKTGIFPKMADGRPCFERDADAHQGGPETAPGMQVASTVADPYDGYVIEAKIPFKVLPTAVDPARMGLNIFVYDSDTQDKVGKSRIGWSTWGGVQGDPYRWGLVSLPGHTPPPGMPTTPGDPVMPTDAASSLDSPESILQAVRTGVPLAGGPAAPRSDTARIVGRPEVSGGSAAVRLRATGPGTAHVHVWDGKVLGTKKVEFRRAGVQTVTVQGASGIVALAFEAAKGGTASSVARISR
- a CDS encoding carbohydrate ABC transporter permease, whose translation is MNPRGERVVNHAILAVFAVIAVFPMIGVVTQALRLPGLDLSSFETAWRDGHFATYLRNSLIVTTVTVVVAAVLSIMAGYALGAMRFRGAPALFLLFLAGLTIPTEAVVVPLYFDLRSMGLDNTYAGLILPQVAMSVAFGTFWMRAYFRSVPPSLLEAARIDGASSWTTLWRVLVPIGRPAILTMLLLTTMWTWNEFLLPLVIINSDEGLRTAPLGLSFFQGTHKTDYSLLMAGALIIAAPIVIVYVFLQRQFIAGMLSGAIKE